The stretch of DNA CATGTGATATCTGAGCCTTTGAAATAGTAGGTTAAATTCATTTATGATCAAGTTACCTCTAGATTTCTATACCTTTGATTATACGATGGACACATGATCTTGGCTTAGTTGTTCATATGATGTGAACTAATATAGATAGTACAATTATTCAACCTTGTTCTTTAGGTATGCTTTGGTTGATAAAGAGTCTTTAAGATAGTGTTGGTACTTAATACATTTAACACATTTTTTTGAATGAACACAGATGTTCTATCTTGTatttattttcttgattgtTTTGGCAGGATCTGTATGTCTTATGTAAAGTCTTTCAGAAGAGTGGTCTAGGGCCTAAAAATGGTGCCCAGTATGGAGCACCATTTGATGAGGATGATTGGGCTGATGATGATCTTGACTATGCTCAAAATCAAGGGATAACCTTTCCATCTGTCATTGCCTTGGGTACTGCATCAGTTTTACCTGATGTGCAGAGTAGGTCTGCCATAACTggcttgcttgatcttggaagTACACCTGGGTTGCCTTCCACCGAAGCAGGTCCATCGTTCTCATCTGGCCCATCAAATAACGACGTGCCTATTAATGACTCCATGGATGAAGTTGTTCCATTGTTGGCACCATTTACTGATGAGCATTCGTTAACTTTCAATGAGGATGGAAGTCACATGGTAGGTGTCCTCAATAGTGAATTCTCTTTGTCTATGCTGAGTATGCCTTTAATGTGGATGAAATCATGAAACAAACCCAATGATGAAACCGTATCGATATTAATAACCACTTTTATTTGCTTTTTATCCAATTCCTCTGCCTACAACCAACATCCCAACTTGCTTAAGAGTCTGAAGTGCCTCATGCGTTGAGAGATTCTTCTCTCCTGTTCAAAATTGTTCTAGTCTTGTATATTAATGATAGAGAAATGCCGGTGAAGAAAACGAGATTTTTCATATGATTTGGTTAttcattttaataatatatgacTGCTAAAATTATTCAGAGGTCTATCACTTTTAATGCGGTAGTGTGATTCTCTTATCAATCGGTTCCAGTAAGCCATCATTTATAAGCTTGCCAATTTTTAACAATTACCAATGTAAGGGCTCTCCATTGTTTTCCTGTGTCTAATGGTAATGTTCTCCATTATTATTTGTTGCATCAGGCACTCTCCCTGTATTGAAAATATGATGCTTGCTTATTCCTCTTTATCACAGATTTATGTTTTTTTGTCTAATCATCTGTGTTACACCACCACTTGATTGAGAGAATGTTAAGATGAGGCAACCTTGCCTTGAATTTTTGCTCGCATTTTAATATTTGGTCTATGTCCCATTGTTTTGGAACTGAGAATATTCGAAAAATTACGTGTAGAGATGCATATTATTTTTGCAATCCACTTGATTTATATATTGTTAtctattatttattttgaattagTCTAACTAGGTTTTTGGGATTGGTTGATGCAAACATCTAAGTTGTGTTACTGTCTTTCATAATTTTCTTTGCCATGTTTTAACTCGAGCACGTTCTTTCTTGATTTGTGCTTGGCAGGATGATCTTATTGGCAATGCAAAGGATATAGCTTTACCGAACTCTGATGGGAATGAGATGTATAACAGTCCTGGTGACTTGGATTGTTGGGCTATAATCAATGAAGGCAATTTCGATTCATTGGTCGGAATGGATAGCTTCCCTCTGAATAGCATGCCACCGCCAGATGATTTATCCTACATAGAACTTGATGATTTTACGGTCCCATTGAATTGCTCTGCTGATCCTAATGTATCTGAACTGTTGATTTGTCCGGACATATTTGGATCTTTCAACCATGAAAATATGCCTGAAGGCACTTCTGCGGTTATGGCTCATTATGATTCTTGTGCAAGTCATCTCCCTGTGCTAACAGAAGGAGCTAGTGTGGAATATTTAAGTTCAGATGGACATCAAATGGTGAGCCCTGTGATttgtttttctcaaaatttcaagtatgatatatgtttttttaattgATCTTCTCATGTTTTTCTGTATCAGTTATTGTTAAAACTTGGAATTGCAGGTACATGAACAGTTTTATGGAGGGTATACTTCAATAGGTTTCAACTCCACTAATGGGCAACCAGAGATCGTGGGAGATTTCACTTAAGATTTGGGACGTGGTATATGTGATGGTACCTAATCATGGTGTTGACCCTCGGAAGTTTGGAAATCATCTGTGTTTTTTTAAATGGTTGGAACTTGGACGATGCGGAAGGAATAAACTGCTTCTTGCAAATATTTTCCAGAACAAAGAATGACTTTGCTAAAAATGGGATTCTGCTTCGCAAAATGCATGGGATGACCATTTTTCTTCGTATTAATCTCATTTCGTGATagtcaagaaatggaaaaaaacatgaaaaaaaaaacgaaaatcgAATTTGCTTTCCTCTTGTTTGAAGTGAATCTGTAGACTCATTTCTGGTGAGGCTGGCTCTCCTTTTTATCCGGTGAGTACTTATGCTATACCTTTTCGTGGTATTTTCCTACCACCAATCTGCTCTTACGTTTATTGTGCCGGATCGATGCCAGGAATGCagaagaaaatatttcatgtgtCCTTTTGGTGTACTGGTGGAGTCCATCCAATTTGAACGCTGTCGACTGCAGTCACCTCTTGTCGTTGGTTCTCTTTGTGCCGTTCTTTATATACCAATTTCAAGTCGACACATGATTAGATTTTTGGACAGATTTTAAGAGGAGCTGGTCGTGGGCTGAGAATCCTCGGATTTATCTGTTGTACTGTTATGTTTGTTTTATCATGGGGTGAGTTGCAAGTATAACTTGGTAATTCTCAACATTATAGAGTCATTTGCCAACTCCAGATTCGTTGTGTTGAAAATTTGGACCATGATTGGAACGTGGTAGGATTCTTTTTCTACTTTATAATAAACGATCTGATTATCTTGATCTAGTTGTTTGCTGGGTTTCAAATTTACTTTGTTGATTAAAGTAAAGGGCAAAAGCGAATCCGAGACcccttctcttcatcttctttCTTTCAACTCCAAAATTCTTCTGAAGAAGGTTCTTTTTGCATTTACTTTaggtttttaaatatttaaaaaataagctTTTTTGTTACAATTATTCCTATCTTGTGGACAGGGTACCTCAGTATGTATACCCAGCTGCTACTATAAATAGATCATCATTCttggttgacatttaaaagttGTCTACAAACCAACCATTATATAGACACGAGCATGGATGCGCATAATTTTCTAGGAGACGATTACTGTTAAAAATGAATGTGCATCCCCTTGCCTCGAGAAAAGCTTTTTTGCTTCAATTTGCCCGATTCTCATATGCAAATTGTTTATTGGCATAACCTTCAGTTAGATATTTATCTCAAGCGATTTGTGCTAAAGTCTTCCAGAATTATGAGACACAAAACAATTCCTTCAGTACTAACAACTTGACAGAAGTCAAGTGTCAAATACCATAACATGGTGAAATTATACCATGTGCCCAGTAAATTTGAGGGCGAGTTTCCTCGTGACAACATTTTCAATATTCACTTATCTTGATACAATCAAATGTTGCATCGTCAGGTGTCGTATCCACCTCAAAAATGGTGTTACAGACTTGCAGATTAAAGTAATGATATGGTTTATATATTTACCTAGACTTGATGGAGATACATTTGAGGCTATATCATTTGTGCTTCTTTCCACCAGCCAAAATACGTTGAATCTGTAGCCCCCTGCTGAAGGCCTGGTTGAAAAGCAGCCTCGTTTGGAATTCGGATACAAAGGGGAACCAAGCCAAGACAGCCACAGGAGTAAATATTACTAATCCCATTAGATATTCATACCCTCTTGCTAGAGCTTTAACAGAAACCCACATTCCTAATCCCTTCACTAAAGGCCTGCAAGCTTGCGATAACTGCAGAAGAGCCCAGCCTGTTGGCAAAAACGCTACGAAACTGGCAAATATATCTCCTAGTGTGAGCTCAAGGAATTTTATCATTATCACAAGTGCGGCAACTAAACCGAAGAATAGGAATAGCTTTAGTAGTCTGAACATAAGCTGGAAATCGGCACTGAATTTCTTCCTCCCCAACGACACAATCTGAACAAGGAAAACGTTTCCCGTTACGTTAGTACCGAGCTGAAAGAAAAGACGAATTACAAAGATTGATTGTCTGTTTCGTCACTGACCTTTAGGATGAGCATAGCAGCAACAATGACTAGCCAAGATAAACCATAAACCTGCAACCATGACATTAAGTTAGAAGACAATAAATGCATTAGCTTTATGCGGATGTGAtggttaaaatgtttattttaaagcgAAGCCGAAGCCTTAAAAGTTTCTTTTTTGACTTCTTGACTTCAGCTTCTATAAGTGATTTTAAAACGATCAAAGCACAACCATATATTTTCTTtaagaaaacattttttttgAACAAAATACAATAATGGCATAATTACAGCTTTCATATATTCAAAACTTTGATATTCAATCATGTTGGTAAAGAAATTTGTAATTCAACAAGTTGAACAACCTGGCGAAAATGGTAAATGAAGAAACGTTATCAGTCAAATGTTAAGCAATTTCAAATGCTCACCATAAAACTTTTGTTATGTTGGGTAACATTCAACTGATAAACGATCCCATATTGGTATATGAGAAAGCGGAGAGTAAGAATGATTTCCCAGAACCGTCCTGACAGACCCGTGCATTGGAGATGCTCTTGTTCCTCTTCCCACCAGGATTCCCAACTCTTGTTTGCTGGAACACCTATACCACCTCTGTTACTCATCCACTTGGTCCAATCGTCAAAATCATCCACTATCTTCTGCCATTCAAATCCAGAGGGATTGAAAAGAAAAGGAGCAAACAACCAAGAACCAACGAGAAACCACATCGAGAAGGTGAGGACTAGGTAAAATTTTGAGTTAGGAGCTGCTGAGCCATAAGCTTGATAAGATACGAGCAAAATCAACAGTTCCAGAGCTTTAGTGAAATGACTTCGCGAGTACATTCGGTAGTTCTCAGCAAACTTCTCATGTCTCACGACAAAACCACGTCctgtggctctgtacttggctCCACCATGCAATATTGTTCTCCCAAAGTAATGAAGCTTTGTCCCAAGAGAAAAAGTAAAGAAAACAGATGCCAGTTGGAGCTGCATGATTATTATGTCTCCAGCCGCAGTTCTGAAACCCCTCTCAAGTCCAATTTCCATGAGCATTGGCAATGTCATCAGTATACCAAGTTGCACAATAGATTGTGATGCAATGACAGCCTTCAGAGCATCATCTCCCTTGGATCTTGCAAATCTTACTAAGGTATTCTCGAGTCCACTCAGTGAAAGATATAGCTTGCCATACAAGTATGCATACACTGTAAGGACCACAAGCTGCATGGCGTAAAGAAATACTACAGTTTACTAAAAATTATTGCCAGAAGGAATCTTAacagaacatattctcaactaTCGGTATTGTATGACGATCATCAAAATGTCACACAAAATTAATTAGTAACCTAACATGTACTCACATATACTGTTCTTTCTAGCTGTATCAGAAGTCATAGAGGAAGATTTTCCCAAGGCATTTATCAATTGAACATTCAACTATCATCTGCCGTGCTAGTACAATTGTGCTGTTAGTGATGAACATTATTTAgtgtaaaaaaattaatatttaagccACCAAAAATCTTAGTAAACAATGAATCATAACAAGTTAAACGCCTTTTGGAATTGTCAGAATAAAATCCATTTGTTAACCATTATAAAAAGAGAacaaagaaaatcaaagttccaAGTTGAGCCCTTCTAGTCTCTAGAACAATTCAACAGATGTTTACTCCCAATGAGAGATTTAAAGAAATCGAGTTTGCTTTTCGTAAGTCACTTTCCCAAAAAAGTTCACGGAGTATGAGATATGAAAGAGAAAACTATTACCATGGAGCTCACATAAAACCCAGTGGTAGTATAGTAACATGACAACATACGGAAGAAATCAAAACGATGACCCAATCTGTAGAGATCACGGCTGAGTGTCTGCTCCCCATTACCACAAGCAACCTTGGCTTCAAAAAGTGAGATTTGGTTTAGGCCAACATCTCTCCCCTTGCCGACTTGGATATATTCATGATGAGTAACATTTCCACGTCTTAAAGCTGAATTAAAACCTTCAAAGAGAAAATTGTCAGAATGTACGGAAAAGCACAAGTATGATTGTGGTTTTAAAAACTCACCAGCAAATATATCCTCACTAAGATTAATGCCCTTGGAAGCCTTACTGATCCCCCCACGAGTAAGGTGAAAAATTCTGTCAAAAACATCTGGATGTCCATAATGGAATCTTACCCTACATAAAACCGATTAGAGAAAAGGATATCATGTAAAGCCAACCTCaagaagaatcccagaacaatATGATACATGGCTGTATTTGAAGTGAAGTACAAGAGCAAGAACTGATGTTTACGGAAGCAACAGGTATCTGATGTAAGTGATGTGTTGTCACAGAAGTTAACAGAAGCATTAGTGGGAAGGGGGCAATGAATTTTTTCTCACATAACAGAAGGAACTCACACTTTCCTTTATGATGAAAGTTGTTAATATCAGGATGTGCCAATAAATTAACACAGTGAATTCAAAAAACTTTCGGCAGCAGTCGTAAGATATTTAAACCACTAAGTTGCAGACGACGAATGATGTCCCCCTTTGAAATGACACAAGGTACATAATTTCTTAGCCTATCTGCAGGACCAtatacaaaaatatattttcacatTTGCTGAACAGTGCAAAAAGATCACGTACTTCAAAGGTCTTGCAAGAACTCTCTGACCAATGGTGACAAAGCTTGTTTCTTGATTCGACATAAACCAAGCCAGAGATGAAACACTGAATCAAATGTGTGAAAGATCTTAGAGAGCAAAACCTGAAACAGAACCAAAATTGATAGGAACTTTTATTTAATATCCAACCTTCCTGTGAATATATGCTCGCGAACACCCAGGATAGTTGGCGGTCGCACTCCGTGGTCCTCATTAAATTCCTCAAGCAAGTTGCGCATCTTGAAGGCTTCTTCCAAGTAGTTGTCCTAAAAATGAAGGCAATAAATAGTTTTAGAATGGGAAGACCTGTTGGTAAATTACtcaatttaaactttaaattacCTGGTTCATATCAATGGTCTGAAGAGCTTCTCCACGAGTGAAAATGATAGCATGATTTTGATTTTCAGGCTTCCCTTCTCCTACCTTTGCCGACCCAGGCAACTTTATACGATAGATTTCCTTCAGAAGGGAATAACTTACACTGAATCAGATCTAAAGCCTAAACTAAATCAACGGGGTTAAATTTGGAGTTGAAAATAATACTCACCTGATCAAGATTCTCAACAGCTTTTACCAATACAGAATAGTAAACCTTCTGGTTTTTTCCACCTTCTCTTTCTTCAACTTCATCTATATATGCTACACGGAGAGATGGATTACTGCACAGATAGAGAACAAGCTTGCAATCAAATGAGCTCGTAATCTTAGTATAGTGAAATTTTTTAACAATGAACTTTCCTTTCTACCACTTACTTAACCATGAGATTTAAAATATCAGTTGCACGACGATCTCCACTTCGCTTCTGGTTTCCGTAGTTCTGGCATGTGGCAACATAAGTAAATTTCATGTCAGCAACAGCCTCTAATTGAGTGTACACTGATCTTTGACTCTTCTTATCTTCCTCCGATGGTTCTGTGATAGTTTTATAGCCTTCAAGTATCTCTGTTGATTTTAGGAAAGAACAGTCAGAAACTGGCCTGAAATACCAATACCATAGGACTGACTGCAATAGATAAAATTAAACTGGAGACCTTTATTATCAAAGAAAAttcaaaaaggaaaaaaaaacaaagaaccGAATCCTGCTGACGCTATTTGTTTCTTGAAAAGTATAAATTAGAAGTAGTCACTTTAAGTACTCAGACTCAGACAAATAATAAGAATaaatttttacaattttcaGCTTTCTATGAATTATAATTCTACAGTGTGATCCCCTTGCAAATATGATGAGAACTTCATCTTACCATCTTCTGTTGCCATGTCAAGAAATGCCTGAAGTTTCAAGGCCCTTCTATAATACATCATTCCTCTAACTGcgtaaaaataattattgtcAACCTAAACTTGAAGCAAAAAAGAAGACCAGCGAGAGGGAGGGAAACTAACTTGTTCGGCAAAGAGTTTGTCCTCTCAACGAAGCCCAATGGCGTAATTGAAGAACATTTTCTTCATTTTCCCAAATTTCATATCCTTTGCAATTTATACGCTCCATGAAATTATTCCATTCATCTAAATGAAATGTTAAGATGATTAATAATTGATAATAAAAAACTGGAACACAGGATTGGAATAACATCGTCAATAGTTAATTTTGTGTCAGAGTCAGGTCTAGAAAAATTGTAAACCTGGATAAATTTTTTGAAGGTAATATATGATCGACACACCATCTTCATTATCCATATCAAGGTCACTCTTGGAATAGACAGTCTCCTCACTGTAGTATGGAGTCATAACACTGCCATGTAAATCGATATGGTTAACAACAAGCAGAAGACATTTCATTGACTCAACAGAAGATTCTTTGACGCCTAACAACCATAAAGAGACTCAAATATGTTCCTTCATCAATCTAAACAGCAAAAATATAATACCCAATATTTCTTGACAAAATATTGTCTCGCAAATATAAGTCCAAACTCCCTTTAAGATGATGACAATGATATAATGACATTGTTGAGATCAACCATGCATTGATATTCTTAACTAGTAGTCACTACTTTTTACAATGCTAAACCTTTACTTGCTCCCTGACACCGgattaattgtgattttcaaaAGAAAAGACAATCATAACAGAAAAAAATAAGGTAACTCAGAGAAGTTTGTAGCCGGTGCTCAACAACAGTAATCAACAATCATATGCATACCCACCCACCCAAAAAGGAGCAAAATGAATAGGTCATGAACAAACTATGTGTGCATGCATACACCAAGGATATTAAATTGGACCTGAATGACAACATTTTGCGAACTCGAGGCGCACGAGGCATGTTCATAAAAAGTGAATTTGAGAAAAATGCTATCCTCCGGCGTGCTTCAAGGTTTGTTGGCACATCCATTGCAGATTCTTTTACAGTTAGGAGAAGATAGAGACGTCGAATCTATTAAAGAAACACATGTGACAGTTCTCGATTTCTGTATAAGAACTAGAAGTTGGTATAACTTAATTTATGCGTACCTGTTCTTCCCATTGAGCTGTATTTGGGGGAGGGAACACAATGTTGGCAAAAAGTTGTTTTCCTGTATCCTTGCTGTTATGAACAAGTTCGGCCAATTCGCTGCATCCGACAAAGATAATAAATCTCACAAGGCGTCACGAGATAACGATACAACAAAACTCTCTATCTTTAAAAGTAGCAAGTCATGATGCCAAAATATCATAAAGTCTACCAACCGGATCTCATTCACTATCATGTCACGGGTTGCTACTTCTAACATATCTTGAAGCAACAAAACAACACTATCTTTCTTGGATGGATCACCATCTTTCTGCAAAATATGCCATAAGATAGGAATTTAAAAACTTACTCGTGACAAGTGTGATTTTTGCTACTATATCATGAACTTCTTACCAATATATTGACAAGTTCCACGAATTTTTTACAAAGATCTGGTAAAGGTTTCATTCTAAAATTTGCAAGGAATGTGCTCTTTGAAATGTTACTTTCGACTTCTTTTATGATAACTCCGATTATCCTGTTACAAAGACATAGAAGTTAAAACTCTGAAGCCAACAACGATCTAAAATCAAACAATACATTGAACACCTAATTTGTCAGGTAATCCCAGTAGTAAAAAAGCTATGCTAAATAGGAAAACAAACCATGTATACAAAACAAAGATTATAAGTTGGATACCTCGGTACATATTTTAGCAACAATAACATCATGTATGGAATAAGGGGAAGGAAAGACTCtttgaaagaatttaaataGAAAGGGATTGAACATAAATCCTCAAGAAGAGCGATAAAACCATATATTATTAACCATTCGGAAGATTCTCATTTAACCCACGCATGGGATTGATAGGAAACAAAGGCAAATAAGACATGCTGAAAACTGGCATCCAGCATTCTCCTAGTGACAAACAATTCACGTGCATAACATGAATATTTGAGAGGACAAAATAATACGAATTGAGCCTATAAGATCCATGAATAAAACTAAATACAACCTTTTCTCAGTTTCTCCAACGATCAAGGCATTAAGAATGAGTTTAAATGACTCATAGCACTCTATGACAGCACATTTCATATACTCATCGGCACAAATACGCTTCCAAAGGTCAGCATCCTTTGACCGAAATTGAGCTGCCATATCTAATGCAATTGGAATCTGCAAATGCATGGAGTAAAAGGACAGCTCAGAAAATTATAGAACTCAATTGTGAGGTACCTTGCTAGCAAGTAAAAAAGGGGGCCACTGAATCAATTTCAGGCTTGGATCTGAGGAATAAGGAACTAGCAGCAGATCCATCTCCCTGGaagtaaataaaaacatgttCAGATCGTTCTGTTATAACAGAAAAGTTGAACTAGCGAAATAGAAATATGATAGGACGAAATAATCAACTTATCTATGAGATTTACCTGTCACTTATGAGATCTTCTTCGCGGAAGCTACATATGATTTCATTCCACAGCTGAGCAAATTTAGCAGCTTCACATCTTCTACTTGCAGTAACCTACATAAATCAGGAAATGCATCAGTCAAAGATTGGGGATGAAACTCACCACTTGGGCTATAACAAATTTAATCTATTGCTAAATGGTGAAAAAACCTCAGTAAAGCGCTTAGAGAGGGAAAACCCTCTTTTCCTAGTTTTATCAGAAGGCACCAAGTAAGTGTTGAATGCACCGGGTAAGGACTGGAAACGTGACCTGAGCATGCTGAGAGTTCGAATCTGTGGAGACAATGTGGTAATTTATTGACCCGAAATAGTGAGTGTGTGtgaataaatactaaaattatCAACATCGTTAAATTAAATCAACGTCGTCTCCAGGGAGTGTTTCCATTACCAAATAATTGATACACCCGCaacaatcaaaaagaaaaagaaaagagcTTGACTTTGATAAGTGTTCAAGAACTCTCAAGTCATCAAGATATATGTATAAATTAGTTACCGAATGATCTTGTACGACAACACAAAATAATGAATAACAAAagaattttataattttgaCGATATAATTAACCATGGCTTGTGCCTCCCAATtgtcaaataataaaattgtttttttcCAGAAGTTTATTCCTCAGCCTGTTTTGCAGCTGAAAAACATTGCGTCAATATGAGCTCATGATATTTCACTTTGGGTATGGTGATAAAAGAGAATCAATTACAAAAGTTGAAAAAAGTTTATTGGATACGATTATAAAGACAGAGAAATGCCCAAATAAAAATGGAGATCTGAAACAACCATGAACTAAGCGAGTTCACTATTGGAAATTACCTCTCCAAGTCGATCAAAGGCACCAATGAAACCTCCATACAAGGTGGAGTATATAGCATACCATATTTGGAGGTCCATGA from Primulina tabacum isolate GXHZ01 chromosome 3, ASM2559414v2, whole genome shotgun sequence encodes:
- the LOC142539717 gene encoding callose synthase 5-like isoform X2 — protein: MAAANDVQAKKEIYAPYNILPLDSAGASQSIMQLEEVKASVAALRNTNGLTWSSSFEQQKQKNGELDLLDWLRAMFGFQRDNVRNQREHLILLLANIHIRLIPKAEPQNILDNRAVDALLNKLFKNYKTWCKYLGRKHSLRLPQGQQEVQQRKILYMGLYLLIWGEAANLRFMPECLCYIFHNMAYELHGLLAGNVSIVTGENIKPSYGGDDESFLRKVITPIYRVIEKESKKEKNGKAPHSAWCNYDDLNEYFWSSDCFSLGWPMRDDGEFFKSIREMPQGKRAPQKKPGKLGKSFFAETRSFWHIFRSFDRLWTFLILGLQIMIIIAWSDLSVFDIFQKNVVYKMSSIFITAAFLRFLQSMLDFILNFPGYLRWKFTDVSRNVLKIIVSLAWSIILPVCYMHQNNSFSFGKIKDVLSFLDKIKGVPPLYIMVVAVYLLPNLLAAMFFIFPMLRRWIENSDWLIVRFLLWWSQPRIYVGRGMHESQLTLIKYTLFWVLLLCSKFAFSYFLMIKPLVKPTKDIMDIHRVEYAWHEFFPNAKHNYGAIVALWVPVIMVYFMDLQIWYAIYSTLYGGFIGAFDRLGEIRTLSMLRSRFQSLPGAFNTYLVPSDKTRKRGFSLSKRFTEVTASRRCEAAKFAQLWNEIICSFREEDLISDREMDLLLVPYSSDPSLKLIQWPPFLLASKIPIALDMAAQFRSKDADLWKRICADEYMKCAVIECYESFKLILNALIVGETEKRIIGVIIKEVESNISKSTFLANFRMKPLPDLCKKFVELVNILKDGDPSKKDSVVLLLQDMLEVATRDMIVNEIRELAELVHNSKDTGKQLFANIVFPPPNTAQWEEQIRRLYLLLTVKESAMDVPTNLEARRRIAFFSNSLFMNMPRAPRVRKMLSFSVMTPYYSEETVYSKSDLDMDNEDGVSIIYYLQKIYPDEWNNFMERINCKGYEIWENEENVLQLRHWASLRGQTLCRTIRGMMYYRRALKLQAFLDMATEDEILEGYKTITEPSEEDKKSQRSVYTQLEAVADMKFTYVATCQNYGNQKRSGDRRATDILNLMVNNPSLRVAYIDEVEEREGGKNQKVYYSVLVKAVENLDQEIYRIKLPGSAKVGEGKPENQNHAIIFTRGEALQTIDMNQDNYLEEAFKMRNLLEEFNEDHGVRPPTILGVREHIFTGSVSSLAWFMSNQETSFVTIGQRVLARPLKVRFHYGHPDVFDRIFHLTRGGISKASKGINLSEDIFAGFNSALRRGNVTHHEYIQVGKGRDVGLNQISLFEAKVACGNGEQTLSRDLYRLGHRFDFFRMLSCYYTTTGFYVSSMLVVLTVYAYLYGKLYLSLSGLENTLVRFARSKGDDALKAVIASQSIVQLGILMTLPMLMEIGLERGFRTAAGDIIIMQLQLASVFFTFSLGTKLHYFGRTILHGGAKYRATGRGFVVRHEKFAENYRMYSRSHFTKALELLILLVSYQAYGSAAPNSKFYLVLTFSMWFLVGSWLFAPFLFNPSGFEWQKIVDDFDDWTKWMSNRGGIGVPANKSWESWWEEEQEHLQCTGLSGRFWEIILTLRFLIYQYGIVYQLNVTQHNKSFMVYGLSWLVIVAAMLILKIVSLGRKKFSADFQLMFRLLKLFLFFGLVAALVIMIKFLELTLGDIFASFVAFLPTGWALLQLSQACRPLVKGLGMWVSVKALARGYEYLMGLVIFTPVAVLAWFPFVSEFQTRLLFNQAFSRGLQIQRILAGGKKHK
- the LOC142539717 gene encoding callose synthase 5-like isoform X1, which encodes MASAAGNHDQSALTRRPSRSAATTTFSMEVFDNEVVPSSLQSSIAPILRVATEIQNERPRVAYLCRFYAFEKAHRLDPNSSGRGVRQFKTSLHQRLERDNASTLASRVKKTDAREIESFYKQFYEHYVVALNKGEQADRAQLGKAYQTAGVLFEVLCAVNKTEKVEEVAPEIMAAANDVQAKKEIYAPYNILPLDSAGASQSIMQLEEVKASVAALRNTNGLTWSSSFEQQKQKNGELDLLDWLRAMFGFQRDNVRNQREHLILLLANIHIRLIPKAEPQNILDNRAVDALLNKLFKNYKTWCKYLGRKHSLRLPQGQQEVQQRKILYMGLYLLIWGEAANLRFMPECLCYIFHNMAYELHGLLAGNVSIVTGENIKPSYGGDDESFLRKVITPIYRVIEKESKKEKNGKAPHSAWCNYDDLNEYFWSSDCFSLGWPMRDDGEFFKSIREMPQGKRAPQKKPGKLGKSFFAETRSFWHIFRSFDRLWTFLILGLQIMIIIAWSDLSVFDIFQKNVVYKMSSIFITAAFLRFLQSMLDFILNFPGYLRWKFTDVSRNVLKIIVSLAWSIILPVCYMHQNNSFSFGKIKDVLSFLDKIKGVPPLYIMVVAVYLLPNLLAAMFFIFPMLRRWIENSDWLIVRFLLWWSQPRIYVGRGMHESQLTLIKYTLFWVLLLCSKFAFSYFLMIKPLVKPTKDIMDIHRVEYAWHEFFPNAKHNYGAIVALWVPVIMVYFMDLQIWYAIYSTLYGGFIGAFDRLGEIRTLSMLRSRFQSLPGAFNTYLVPSDKTRKRGFSLSKRFTEVTASRRCEAAKFAQLWNEIICSFREEDLISDREMDLLLVPYSSDPSLKLIQWPPFLLASKIPIALDMAAQFRSKDADLWKRICADEYMKCAVIECYESFKLILNALIVGETEKRIIGVIIKEVESNISKSTFLANFRMKPLPDLCKKFVELVNILKDGDPSKKDSVVLLLQDMLEVATRDMIVNEIRELAELVHNSKDTGKQLFANIVFPPPNTAQWEEQIRRLYLLLTVKESAMDVPTNLEARRRIAFFSNSLFMNMPRAPRVRKMLSFSVMTPYYSEETVYSKSDLDMDNEDGVSIIYYLQKIYPDEWNNFMERINCKGYEIWENEENVLQLRHWASLRGQTLCRTIRGMMYYRRALKLQAFLDMATEDEILEGYKTITEPSEEDKKSQRSVYTQLEAVADMKFTYVATCQNYGNQKRSGDRRATDILNLMVNNPSLRVAYIDEVEEREGGKNQKVYYSVLVKAVENLDQEIYRIKLPGSAKVGEGKPENQNHAIIFTRGEALQTIDMNQDNYLEEAFKMRNLLEEFNEDHGVRPPTILGVREHIFTGSVSSLAWFMSNQETSFVTIGQRVLARPLKVRFHYGHPDVFDRIFHLTRGGISKASKGINLSEDIFAGFNSALRRGNVTHHEYIQVGKGRDVGLNQISLFEAKVACGNGEQTLSRDLYRLGHRFDFFRMLSCYYTTTGFYVSSMLVVLTVYAYLYGKLYLSLSGLENTLVRFARSKGDDALKAVIASQSIVQLGILMTLPMLMEIGLERGFRTAAGDIIIMQLQLASVFFTFSLGTKLHYFGRTILHGGAKYRATGRGFVVRHEKFAENYRMYSRSHFTKALELLILLVSYQAYGSAAPNSKFYLVLTFSMWFLVGSWLFAPFLFNPSGFEWQKIVDDFDDWTKWMSNRGGIGVPANKSWESWWEEEQEHLQCTGLSGRFWEIILTLRFLIYQYGIVYQLNVTQHNKSFMVYGLSWLVIVAAMLILKIVSLGRKKFSADFQLMFRLLKLFLFFGLVAALVIMIKFLELTLGDIFASFVAFLPTGWALLQLSQACRPLVKGLGMWVSVKALARGYEYLMGLVIFTPVAVLAWFPFVSEFQTRLLFNQAFSRGLQIQRILAGGKKHK